Proteins from a single region of Hydrogenispora ethanolica:
- a CDS encoding BMC domain-containing protein — translation MEEALGLIEVRGWAAAIVAVDAAAKAAGVRLVGTEATKGGGQIVVKLAGDVAAIRVGIDAATVAVQAVSKVAAAHVIPRPGSGLK, via the coding sequence ATGGAAGAAGCATTGGGTCTGATCGAGGTCAGAGGCTGGGCTGCGGCCATTGTGGCCGTCGATGCCGCCGCCAAAGCGGCCGGCGTTCGGTTGGTGGGAACGGAAGCCACCAAGGGCGGCGGTCAAATTGTGGTCAAACTCGCCGGAGACGTAGCGGCGATTCGGGTGGGTATCGATGCGGCCACGGTTGCGGTTCAGGCCGTGAGCAAGGTAGCGGCGGCTCATGTAATCCCCAGGCCGGGCAGTGGGCTCAAATAA
- a CDS encoding class II aldolase/adducin family protein: MTPESQLRKDIVEVGRRIWLRGYVAANDGNISVRIGPDEFLCTPTGVSKGFMTPEMIIKVNGRGERISGTLNPSTEIKMHLGVYRDRPDVNAVVHAHPPVSTAFAVAGLPLSKCTLPEVIISLGNIPLTEYGTPSTEEIPVAIAKYLKNHDAFLLENHGALTLGTDVYNAYHKMETMEHFATISLAARQLGGEKELPAHQVSRLLEIRNKMGIKGAHPGCQECGACGVTQPTAANERLDDAQLTLLITEVVKQVLQEAR, translated from the coding sequence GTGACACCAGAGAGTCAGCTGCGTAAGGACATTGTAGAAGTGGGCCGCCGGATCTGGTTGCGGGGTTATGTGGCCGCCAATGATGGCAACATCTCCGTCCGCATCGGACCGGATGAGTTTTTGTGTACGCCGACGGGCGTGAGTAAGGGCTTTATGACGCCCGAGATGATTATCAAAGTCAACGGACGGGGCGAGCGGATTAGCGGCACTCTTAATCCGTCCACCGAGATCAAGATGCATCTCGGCGTTTACCGGGATCGGCCGGATGTCAACGCCGTGGTGCACGCCCATCCTCCGGTCAGCACCGCCTTTGCCGTGGCGGGTCTGCCGCTTTCCAAATGCACCTTGCCCGAGGTCATCATCTCGCTGGGCAATATTCCGCTCACCGAATACGGCACACCGTCCACCGAAGAGATCCCCGTCGCCATCGCCAAATACTTGAAGAATCATGACGCGTTTTTGCTAGAGAATCATGGCGCTCTGACCCTGGGGACGGATGTCTATAATGCTTATCACAAAATGGAGACCATGGAGCATTTCGCGACGATCAGCCTGGCAGCCCGGCAACTGGGTGGAGAAAAAGAGTTGCCGGCGCACCAGGTCAGCCGGTTGCTGGAGATCCGCAACAAAATGGGGATCAAGGGAGCCCATCCCGGCTGCCAGGAATGCGGCGCTTGCGGGGTTACCCAACCAACAGCAGCCAATGAGAGGTTGGATGACGCTCAACTCACTTTATTGATTACGGAGGTTGTAAAGCAAGTGTTGCAGGAGGCCCGATAA
- a CDS encoding BMC domain-containing protein codes for MAGEALGLIETKGFIAAIEAADVMLKTAQVSLNGTEKVGSGLICVMVTGDVGAVKAAVEAGSAAASRLGELVAAHVIPRPHPEVAKMTPDTTAEAAKKAKGVD; via the coding sequence TTGGCGGGTGAGGCATTGGGTTTGATTGAAACCAAAGGATTTATCGCTGCAATCGAAGCCGCGGATGTCATGTTAAAGACGGCTCAAGTCAGCTTGAACGGGACCGAAAAGGTCGGTTCCGGCTTAATCTGCGTGATGGTCACGGGCGATGTGGGAGCGGTCAAGGCGGCGGTCGAAGCCGGCAGTGCGGCGGCATCCCGTTTGGGCGAACTGGTGGCGGCGCATGTGATCCCCAGACCGCATCCGGAAGTCGCCAAAATGACTCCGGATACCACAGCGGAAGCAGCCAAAAAAGCCAAAGGAGTTGACTAA
- the pnp gene encoding polyribonucleotide nucleotidyltransferase, translated as MQTWEMNLAGRTLSIEYGRVAKQASAAVLARYGDTVVLVTAAMAAKPREGIDFFPLLVDYEERLYAVGKIPGGFIKREGRPPESAVLAARMIDRPIRPLFPEGFRNDVQVVATVLSVEPDNEPSLLAMIGASAALHISDIPFAGPIGGVKVGRVDGKLVINPTVAQMEKTDMQITVAGTKEAVMMVEAGTNEITEDDALEAILYGHSVIQEITEFIEKIRAEVGKPKIEVNIHEPSPELNAQVREFATAKMVAAIKTDEKLEREALIEEVKEATRAHFSETLDTEYAAAVKDIEEILESIVKEEVRKMIVIDKIRPDGRGLAEIRPITCEVGILPRTHGSGLFTRGQTQVLTVCTLGRVSEEQILDGLGEEESKRYIHHYNFPPYSVGEVRPSRSPGRREIGHGALAERALLPVIPSEDSFPYTIRLVSEVLESNGSSSQASVCGSTLALMDAGVPIRKPVAGVAMGLLKYGDDFTILTDIQGMEDHFGDMDFKVAGTKDGITAIQMDIKIKGIGREILKQALAQAREGRLFILGKMLAAISEPRQDLSPYAPRIITFDIDPDRIRDVIGPGGKMIRKIIEETGTEIDIEDDGRVFIAAVDATAGSKAQEMIKRLTSDVEIGATYLGKVTRLMNFGAFVEVLPGKEGLVHISQLAKERVAKVEDVVNVGDEIMVKVIEIDKQGRVNLSRKALLMGDEAQAPQPTPQKVNS; from the coding sequence ATGCAAACATGGGAAATGAATTTGGCGGGCAGGACCTTATCGATTGAGTACGGCCGCGTCGCCAAACAGGCGAGCGCCGCTGTATTGGCCCGTTATGGCGACACGGTGGTTCTCGTGACCGCGGCCATGGCCGCCAAGCCTCGCGAGGGAATCGATTTCTTCCCGCTCTTGGTGGATTATGAAGAAAGGTTATACGCCGTTGGCAAGATTCCCGGAGGGTTTATCAAACGGGAAGGTCGTCCGCCGGAGAGCGCGGTTCTGGCCGCCCGGATGATTGACCGGCCGATCCGGCCGCTCTTCCCCGAGGGTTTCCGCAATGATGTCCAGGTGGTGGCGACCGTCTTATCGGTGGAGCCCGATAACGAACCGTCGCTGTTAGCCATGATCGGCGCCTCGGCCGCGCTACATATCTCGGATATTCCGTTCGCCGGACCGATCGGCGGCGTCAAAGTGGGCCGGGTCGACGGCAAATTGGTCATCAATCCGACGGTCGCGCAAATGGAGAAGACCGACATGCAGATCACGGTGGCCGGAACCAAGGAAGCCGTGATGATGGTGGAGGCCGGCACCAACGAGATCACCGAGGATGACGCCCTGGAGGCGATTCTGTACGGGCATTCGGTCATCCAAGAGATTACCGAATTCATCGAGAAGATCCGCGCCGAAGTCGGCAAACCCAAGATCGAAGTGAACATTCACGAGCCCAGCCCGGAGTTGAACGCTCAGGTGCGTGAGTTTGCCACCGCCAAAATGGTGGCAGCCATTAAAACCGACGAGAAACTGGAACGGGAAGCTCTAATCGAGGAAGTCAAGGAAGCCACCCGGGCTCATTTCAGCGAAACGCTGGATACCGAGTACGCCGCGGCGGTCAAGGATATCGAAGAGATCCTGGAGAGCATCGTTAAAGAAGAAGTCCGTAAGATGATTGTCATCGACAAGATCCGTCCCGACGGCCGGGGTTTGGCGGAGATTCGTCCCATCACTTGCGAAGTCGGGATCCTGCCCCGCACCCACGGATCCGGCCTGTTTACCCGCGGCCAGACTCAAGTTTTGACTGTCTGCACCTTGGGCCGGGTCAGCGAGGAACAGATCCTGGACGGTCTGGGCGAAGAGGAATCCAAGCGTTATATTCATCACTACAATTTCCCGCCTTACAGCGTCGGAGAAGTACGGCCCTCGCGCAGTCCCGGACGGCGTGAGATCGGCCACGGCGCTTTAGCGGAACGGGCCCTGTTGCCGGTGATTCCCAGCGAAGATTCTTTCCCGTATACCATCCGTCTGGTTTCGGAGGTTCTCGAGTCGAACGGTTCGTCCTCCCAGGCTAGCGTCTGCGGTAGCACCCTGGCGCTGATGGACGCCGGCGTCCCCATCCGCAAGCCGGTGGCCGGCGTGGCCATGGGACTGCTCAAGTACGGCGATGACTTTACCATTCTGACCGATATCCAAGGCATGGAAGATCACTTCGGTGATATGGACTTCAAAGTCGCCGGAACCAAAGACGGGATCACCGCCATCCAGATGGACATCAAGATCAAGGGTATCGGCCGCGAAATTCTGAAGCAAGCGTTGGCCCAGGCCCGCGAAGGCCGTCTGTTTATTCTCGGCAAGATGCTGGCAGCCATCAGCGAACCGCGTCAAGATCTTTCACCGTATGCGCCGCGCATCATCACTTTTGACATCGATCCGGACCGGATCCGCGACGTCATCGGACCGGGCGGCAAGATGATCCGCAAGATTATCGAAGAAACCGGCACCGAGATCGACATCGAGGATGACGGCCGCGTCTTTATCGCCGCGGTGGACGCAACCGCCGGCTCCAAAGCCCAAGAGATGATCAAACGTCTCACCAGCGATGTGGAGATCGGCGCCACCTATCTCGGCAAGGTCACCCGGTTGATGAACTTCGGCGCTTTTGTGGAGGTATTGCCGGGCAAGGAAGGTTTGGTGCACATTTCGCAATTGGCCAAGGAACGCGTGGCCAAGGTAGAAGACGTGGTCAATGTCGGCGATGAGATCATGGTCAAAGTGATCGAAATCGACAAGCAGGGCCGGGTCAATCTCTCGCGGAAAGCGTTGCTGATGGGCGACGAGGCCCAAGCGCCGCAACCGACGCCACAAAAAGTAAATTCTTAA
- the rpsO gene encoding 30S ribosomal protein S15 produces MLNNEQKQEIINKYRLHEGDTGSPEVQIAILTERINYLTEHLKVHKKDHHSRRGLLKMVGQRRGLLNYLSDKDIERYRAIIERLGLRK; encoded by the coding sequence ATGCTGAACAACGAACAGAAACAAGAGATCATCAATAAGTATCGTCTGCACGAAGGTGACACCGGTTCGCCGGAAGTTCAAATTGCGATTCTTACCGAACGAATCAACTATCTGACTGAACATCTGAAGGTTCATAAGAAAGATCACCATTCGCGCCGCGGTTTGCTTAAAATGGTCGGTCAGCGTCGCGGACTGTTGAATTATCTGTCGGATAAGGATATTGAACGCTATCGCGCCATCATTGAACGACTGGGTCTCCGAAAATAA
- a CDS encoding BMC domain-containing protein: MGEALGLIETKGFVAAIEAADVMVKTASVTLVGTERIGSGLITVMVRGEVGAVKAAVEAGANSASRLGDLVASHIIPRPHSDLQQILPGLK, from the coding sequence GTGGGAGAAGCGTTGGGATTGATTGAGACGAAAGGTTTTGTCGCGGCCATTGAAGCGGCCGATGTGATGGTAAAAACGGCCAGTGTCACGTTGGTCGGTACCGAGCGGATCGGTTCCGGCTTGATCACGGTCATGGTCCGGGGCGAGGTCGGCGCGGTCAAAGCGGCGGTTGAAGCCGGCGCCAATTCTGCGAGCCGTCTCGGCGATCTGGTGGCGTCACATATTATTCCGCGGCCGCACAGCGATCTGCAGCAGATCCTGCCGGGTTTGAAATAA
- a CDS encoding FUSC family protein, whose product MKRIGPRNIKTALAVGICILISRLLRLEYPFYAAIAAIISMESSITASLHAGKNRMLGTCVGAAIGMLCALIQPGNALLCGIGIVIVIYICHSLRWNKAVAIAGIVFLAIMLNLEGRSPVFYSLNRLLDTFIGVTVAILVNHFFMPPNHWTKTIQGGHELLHKTKELLQKLFIAGEMSNLSVYRKEISAYKRQLLAFHEDLRYLKRNAEDWGRLKETIDLFYNLLNDLQAIQELPLPLGLDDDNRGRVRALFESPALPEGPAGSGEAEIVYNYHVRQLLARYGQISRRIESAPGLR is encoded by the coding sequence ATGAAGCGGATTGGACCGCGGAATATTAAAACTGCGTTGGCGGTGGGCATTTGTATTCTCATTTCCAGACTGCTCCGGCTGGAGTATCCCTTTTATGCCGCCATCGCCGCGATCATCTCGATGGAGAGTTCGATCACCGCCTCGTTGCACGCCGGGAAGAACCGGATGCTCGGAACCTGTGTCGGAGCGGCCATCGGAATGCTCTGCGCCCTAATTCAGCCGGGCAATGCTCTCCTTTGCGGCATCGGCATCGTGATCGTCATCTACATCTGCCATTCCCTCCGCTGGAATAAAGCCGTTGCGATCGCGGGGATCGTCTTCCTGGCCATCATGCTGAACTTGGAAGGCAGAAGCCCCGTTTTTTACAGCTTGAACCGGTTGCTCGACACTTTTATCGGCGTGACCGTGGCGATTCTCGTCAATCACTTCTTCATGCCGCCCAATCATTGGACCAAGACCATCCAAGGCGGCCACGAACTGCTCCACAAAACCAAAGAGCTGCTGCAAAAACTGTTCATCGCCGGAGAGATGAGCAATCTCTCCGTTTATCGCAAGGAAATCTCGGCTTATAAACGGCAGTTGCTGGCTTTTCACGAGGATCTGCGTTACCTGAAGCGAAATGCCGAGGATTGGGGACGCCTCAAAGAGACCATCGACCTCTTTTATAATCTACTCAATGATCTGCAGGCCATCCAGGAACTGCCCTTGCCCCTGGGCCTGGATGATGACAATCGCGGCCGGGTCCGGGCCCTCTTCGAAAGCCCCGCTCTTCCGGAAGGGCCAGCCGGATCCGGCGAGGCGGAGATTGTCTACAATTATCACGTCCGGCAACTTTTGGCCCGCTACGGGCAGATCTCCCGCAGGATTGAGTCCGCCCCGGGACTTCGGTGA
- a CDS encoding MurR/RpiR family transcriptional regulator has protein sequence MTESEQAKATIPATLLKLQGVYPALRAAEKRAADYITKHPDEVVYLSVTEVAERSNTSEATVVRMCQQAGYRGFQEIKIAIAQDLVAPLKNIHEDVSENDNSQTVIQKVFAANIQALENTSAILDVAQLERATQAILAANTIAVIGVGTSGPIALDCQYKLMRIGLRCQAYVDPHIQLMLVSQLNRDDVVIGISHSGSSKEVVEALTGARKLGITTICITGYAKSPITKVSDISLHTSSQETLYRSEAMASRAAQLTITDVLQVNVALRMKEKALAQIHQTEQLMNGRKF, from the coding sequence ATGACCGAATCAGAGCAAGCCAAAGCTACGATACCGGCGACTTTATTAAAACTGCAGGGGGTTTACCCCGCGTTGCGGGCGGCGGAGAAGCGGGCCGCCGACTATATCACCAAACACCCCGATGAAGTGGTTTACTTATCCGTCACTGAGGTCGCCGAGCGGAGCAACACCAGTGAGGCGACGGTGGTCCGCATGTGCCAGCAGGCCGGCTACCGGGGCTTTCAAGAGATTAAGATCGCGATCGCCCAGGATCTGGTGGCGCCGCTGAAGAACATCCATGAGGATGTCAGCGAAAATGATAATTCCCAAACCGTGATCCAGAAGGTCTTCGCAGCCAATATCCAAGCTTTGGAGAATACCAGCGCCATTTTGGACGTAGCGCAGTTGGAACGGGCCACGCAGGCGATTTTGGCCGCGAATACGATTGCCGTCATCGGAGTGGGCACGTCGGGGCCGATCGCCCTGGATTGCCAATATAAACTGATGCGGATCGGCCTGCGCTGTCAAGCCTATGTCGACCCCCACATTCAATTGATGTTGGTCTCGCAGTTGAACCGGGACGATGTGGTCATCGGGATCTCCCATTCCGGTAGCTCCAAGGAGGTCGTCGAAGCGCTGACGGGCGCCCGGAAGCTGGGCATCACCACCATTTGCATTACCGGCTACGCCAAATCGCCGATTACCAAGGTTTCCGACATTAGCTTGCACACTTCATCCCAGGAAACGCTCTATCGCTCGGAGGCGATGGCCTCCCGGGCGGCCCAACTGACTATTACCGACGTGTTGCAGGTCAATGTGGCTCTGCGCATGAAAGAAAAAGCGTTGGCCCAGATCCACCAGACGGAGCAATTGATGAATGGGAGAAAGTTCTGA
- a CDS encoding rhamnulokinase, translating to MEETLNLLAVDLGAESGRTILGRLEGENLTLEEVNRFLNEPVYLGRHLYWDLPGLLREIKKGMRSAYQRAGSLNGIGVDTWGVDFGLLSASGELLGNPVHYRDSRTDGIMPRFFGKVPQAEVYRQTGIQMMPINTSCQLLALSEGHPELLECAASLLFIPGLLTYFLSGVKANDTTIASTSQLYNPVVQDWAFDLIKGLSLPRSLFAPLVQPGTVLGELTPDTAAELGMSAKVIAIGGHDTASAVAAIPATEDPFVYISCGTWSLIGTELREPLINARAQALNFTNEVGVDHRIRFLKNVIGLWLLQRCRQSWSKQGQDYDYAQLTQLAAAAEPWRTLIDPDAPEFLNPRDMVEAIRQFVEKTGQPVPDSPGAMVRCILESLALKYWWVVGRLEELTGARYHGIHMVGGGTKNELLCQLTADITGQPVLTGPIEATAIGNLLTQALALGKIADLEALRRIVRVSFPPRVYQPAAPDPNSNAAKQRFLQLLERENSATMN from the coding sequence ATGGAAGAAACGCTTAATTTATTGGCGGTCGATCTGGGGGCTGAAAGCGGCCGGACGATCCTCGGCCGTCTTGAGGGAGAAAATTTGACCCTGGAGGAAGTGAACCGCTTCCTGAATGAACCGGTCTATCTGGGCAGGCATCTATATTGGGATCTCCCCGGACTGTTGCGGGAGATCAAAAAAGGGATGCGGTCAGCCTATCAGCGAGCCGGGAGTCTGAACGGAATCGGGGTGGATACTTGGGGGGTGGACTTCGGTTTGCTCAGCGCCTCCGGGGAGTTGCTGGGCAATCCGGTGCATTACCGCGACAGTCGTACCGACGGGATCATGCCCCGCTTCTTCGGCAAGGTCCCGCAGGCGGAAGTTTATCGCCAAACCGGAATTCAGATGATGCCGATCAATACCTCGTGCCAACTGCTGGCCTTGAGCGAAGGACATCCGGAACTGTTGGAGTGCGCCGCCAGCCTGCTGTTCATTCCGGGACTGCTTACTTACTTCTTGAGCGGTGTGAAGGCCAATGACACCACCATCGCTTCCACCTCGCAACTGTATAATCCGGTGGTACAGGATTGGGCTTTTGACCTCATCAAGGGACTCTCTTTGCCGCGGTCGCTCTTCGCGCCGCTGGTTCAACCCGGAACCGTGCTGGGCGAGTTGACGCCGGATACTGCGGCGGAGTTGGGAATGTCGGCCAAGGTGATCGCCATCGGCGGCCATGACACCGCCTCGGCGGTGGCGGCGATTCCCGCGACCGAGGATCCCTTCGTCTATATCAGCTGCGGCACCTGGTCGCTGATCGGGACCGAACTGCGTGAGCCGCTCATCAATGCGCGGGCGCAAGCCCTAAACTTCACCAACGAGGTCGGCGTGGACCACCGCATCCGCTTCCTGAAGAACGTCATCGGCCTGTGGTTGTTGCAACGCTGCCGTCAATCCTGGTCCAAGCAGGGACAGGACTATGATTACGCGCAACTGACGCAGCTAGCGGCCGCGGCTGAGCCGTGGCGGACCCTCATCGATCCGGACGCGCCGGAGTTTTTGAACCCCCGGGATATGGTGGAAGCGATCCGCCAGTTTGTAGAGAAAACCGGGCAACCCGTTCCCGACTCGCCCGGCGCCATGGTCCGTTGCATTCTGGAGTCGTTGGCGCTGAAATACTGGTGGGTCGTCGGGCGGCTGGAGGAGCTTACCGGCGCCCGCTATCACGGCATTCACATGGTCGGCGGCGGCACCAAAAACGAACTGCTTTGCCAGTTGACCGCCGATATTACCGGGCAACCGGTGCTGACCGGTCCCATCGAGGCGACCGCCATCGGCAATCTGCTGACCCAGGCATTGGCATTGGGAAAGATCGCCGACCTGGAGGCATTGCGCCGTATCGTGCGGGTTTCCTTCCCGCCCCGGGTGTATCAGCCCGCCGCTCCCGATCCGAACTCCAATGCAGCCAAACAGCGTTTTTTGCAATTGCTTGAACGGGAGAATTCGGCTACAATGAATTAG
- a CDS encoding DUF3656 domain-containing U32 family peptidase produces MKLYHDNVGMELLAPAGDWDALLAGLSAGADAVYLGGKTFSARQFAGNFDLPALEKAAELLHLHSKKLYVTVNTLIANAEMETALRFVHDLYHIGVDALIVQDLGLIHLVRSHIPQLELHASTQMTVHNREGAQFLQELGVRRVVLARELAEPEVAAIAETGVEVEVFVHGALCICYSGQCLMSSMIGGRSGNRGRCAQPCRMEYRLVADGEVVPVKGQYLLSPQDIALVTLLPELQRSGVRSLKIEGRMKRPEYVYAVVKAYRKALDRYYQDPARFAVGDVDLQELAEVFNRGLTTGYFGGNRNQALMSFTRPNNRGIQLGRIQKVNPAQDRVTLKLEAALNRDDIVEVWVSQGGRVSATIKELQSAGGQVLTEAPAGTVVSLEIPGRITPGDRVFKVYSARVDAQTRQVLDRENESFQIPCTVLVSGQNGMPLQVVYQDEAGNQGIASSEIPLQPARNRPLTEEVLREQLGRLGNTNFRLAGLRSELAPNLMLPLSELNQVRRQATEQLVAARLAPFRREPLLLKTPLLPESKPERQRRNAAHPVLSVWVADLEGVRQAIAGGGDQIYIGGDELTDFHWSAETLRSAVALGRENRIPVVIGLPRILREGQRTLWRQQWEMALAAEPDGLMVSDLGGLQLTLGESTAAVYINYPLNLFNRWAVESLVNPRIRQVCLSPELSLEQLKQFYYANRWPRPELIVQGPLELMVSEYCPIGSTMAGGKACGRLCRSRQYALRDRMNLDFPIRTDQFCRMHLLNSKDLCLLGDLQQLIQLPAPVFRLEMKSFPGKDVGSFVAGYRSVLDCLSQDLGDPSKIAEPLIEDFKKLTGRGITKGHYFRGVE; encoded by the coding sequence ATGAAATTATATCACGATAATGTTGGCATGGAATTATTAGCCCCGGCCGGGGATTGGGATGCTTTGTTGGCGGGTTTGTCAGCCGGGGCGGATGCGGTTTACTTAGGGGGCAAAACTTTTAGCGCCCGTCAGTTTGCCGGCAATTTCGATCTGCCGGCCTTGGAAAAAGCCGCGGAACTGCTTCATTTGCACTCCAAAAAACTATATGTTACGGTGAACACGCTGATCGCCAACGCTGAGATGGAGACGGCGCTTCGTTTTGTGCATGATCTCTATCATATCGGAGTGGATGCCTTAATTGTGCAGGACCTAGGCCTAATTCACCTCGTTCGGAGCCACATTCCGCAGCTGGAGTTGCATGCCAGCACCCAAATGACCGTTCACAACCGGGAAGGCGCTCAGTTTCTGCAGGAATTGGGAGTACGGCGGGTGGTTCTGGCACGGGAATTGGCCGAACCTGAGGTCGCGGCCATTGCTGAAACCGGCGTGGAGGTCGAGGTATTTGTCCATGGCGCATTATGCATTTGCTACTCGGGACAATGCTTGATGAGCAGCATGATTGGCGGCCGGAGCGGAAATCGGGGCCGCTGTGCCCAGCCATGCCGCATGGAGTACCGTCTGGTGGCGGATGGCGAGGTAGTCCCCGTGAAGGGCCAATATTTGTTATCTCCCCAAGATATTGCATTGGTGACGCTCCTCCCCGAATTACAACGCTCCGGTGTGCGTTCCTTGAAGATCGAAGGCCGGATGAAGCGGCCTGAATATGTTTATGCCGTGGTCAAGGCTTACCGGAAAGCGCTGGACCGGTACTATCAGGATCCCGCGAGATTCGCCGTTGGAGACGTCGATCTTCAGGAGCTGGCCGAGGTCTTTAATCGCGGTTTGACCACCGGTTATTTCGGCGGAAACCGGAATCAGGCTTTGATGAGTTTTACCCGCCCGAATAACCGCGGTATTCAATTGGGCCGCATTCAGAAGGTTAATCCGGCGCAGGATAGGGTCACGCTCAAATTGGAAGCAGCCTTAAACCGCGACGATATTGTCGAGGTCTGGGTGAGTCAGGGCGGGAGAGTTTCCGCTACGATTAAGGAGCTGCAAAGCGCCGGTGGCCAAGTCCTGACGGAGGCTCCTGCGGGGACGGTAGTCAGTTTGGAGATTCCGGGCCGAATCACCCCTGGCGACCGCGTCTTTAAAGTTTATTCCGCCCGAGTGGATGCCCAAACCCGGCAAGTCCTCGATCGCGAAAACGAGTCATTCCAGATTCCTTGCACCGTCCTGGTGTCCGGCCAAAACGGGATGCCCTTGCAAGTCGTGTATCAAGACGAGGCGGGGAATCAGGGCATTGCGTCCTCGGAAATTCCGCTGCAACCCGCGCGCAACCGTCCGTTGACGGAAGAAGTGCTCCGGGAGCAGCTTGGGAGATTGGGGAATACCAATTTTCGCCTCGCCGGACTCCGGTCGGAACTGGCTCCCAATCTGATGCTGCCTTTGAGTGAACTGAATCAAGTGCGTCGCCAGGCGACGGAACAATTGGTCGCGGCCCGGCTGGCGCCGTTTCGCCGTGAACCGCTGCTTTTAAAAACCCCGCTGTTGCCGGAGTCAAAACCGGAACGGCAGCGACGGAATGCCGCCCACCCCGTTTTGAGCGTTTGGGTGGCCGATCTTGAAGGCGTACGGCAAGCGATTGCCGGCGGAGGGGATCAGATTTATATCGGCGGTGATGAGCTGACCGATTTTCACTGGTCTGCCGAAACGCTCCGGAGCGCGGTGGCGCTGGGAAGGGAAAACCGCATTCCCGTGGTGATCGGCTTGCCCCGGATTCTACGGGAGGGGCAACGGACCTTATGGCGCCAGCAGTGGGAGATGGCCCTCGCCGCCGAACCCGATGGCCTGATGGTTTCCGACCTCGGCGGGCTTCAGTTGACCTTGGGGGAGAGCACCGCTGCAGTTTATATCAATTATCCGCTGAATCTGTTTAATCGGTGGGCTGTGGAAAGCCTGGTCAATCCGCGCATTCGTCAAGTCTGCCTCTCCCCGGAGCTTTCTTTGGAGCAGTTAAAGCAATTCTATTATGCCAACCGCTGGCCGCGTCCGGAATTAATCGTCCAAGGGCCTCTGGAACTGATGGTATCCGAGTATTGCCCCATCGGTTCCACCATGGCCGGGGGAAAAGCTTGCGGGCGTCTTTGCCGTTCCCGTCAATACGCTTTGCGCGACCGCATGAATTTGGATTTCCCAATCCGCACCGATCAGTTTTGCCGGATGCATTTATTGAATAGCAAGGATCTCTGTTTGCTCGGCGATTTGCAGCAGCTTATCCAGCTTCCGGCTCCGGTCTTCCGTTTGGAAATGAAGTCTTTTCCCGGAAAGGACGTAGGAAGCTTCGTGGCGGGCTACCGGAGCGTATTGGATTGCTTGAGCCAGGATCTTGGCGATCCTTCCAAAATCGCCGAGCCGCTGATCGAGGATTTCAAGAAACTGACCGGCCGGGGCATTACCAAAGGGCATTATTTTCGGGGGGTTGAATAG